A genomic region of Trifolium pratense cultivar HEN17-A07 linkage group LG3, ARS_RC_1.1, whole genome shotgun sequence contains the following coding sequences:
- the LOC123918715 gene encoding uncharacterized protein LOC123918715 isoform X2: MELTLLLTQLLRLDVNNFLKEDPTSFDKETREGKSLWCLWALSQTQEGLLLLEELVNSFDGEGFLAIIDASKQWFNESQVIKVECNASWWRIREDTLFALSSLSEQLLETHESGFRTSNLKNMIEQIVAEDFLIDSLEYPFLYTRIFTSVAKFSSVISNEVLEHSLDAALKAITMNVSRNS, encoded by the exons ATGGAACTCACTCTTCTACTCACTCAACTTCTCCGATTGGATGTTAACAACTTCTTGAAAGAAGACCCAACCTCTTTCGATAAG GAAACGCGAGAGGGAAAATCATTGTGGTGTTTGTGGGCACTATCACAAACACAAGAAG GCTTGCTTTTACTGGAAGAGTTAGTCAATTCTTTTGATGGTGAAGGATTTCTGGCCATCATAGATGCATCAAAACAATGGTTCAATGAGTCTCAAGTAATAAAAGTGGAATGCAATGCAAGCTGGTGGAGG ATAAGAGAAGATACTCTTTTTGCCTTGTCCTCTCTTTCAGAACAACTGCTTGAGACACAT GAGTCAGGGTTTCGGACAAGTAACTTGAAGAACATGATTGAACAGATTGTTGCCGAGGACTTTCTAATAG ATTCTCTTGAATACCCCTTTCTATATACTCGTATCTTTACTTCAGTTGCCAAATTCTCCTCTGTG ATAAGCAATGAAGTACTAGAGCACTCTCTTGATGCTGCACTGAAGGCAATTACAATGAATGT GTCTAGAAATTCATGA
- the LOC123914862 gene encoding uncharacterized protein LOC123914862 yields MSLGKGFYEFTFTSLEDVRRVRSIASWNLNPGTLKLFAWSSDFNPRAQQNSSAQVWVRLYGLSQEYWRKNILFTIASSLGTPICTDSVTAKPLLERTFGQFARVLIDTDLTQTLRDKVLVERKGFAFLVNIEYENLPNFCTNCKVIGHYVANCKKLIPIDDGKFDKDIRDRRTTNKEPKKVFVPTKEGRQGQDKSLNPKPHDQQRDDSSNSGKDKEVANMNDQFNIIGNSNQSPQSDKSQCSTSQGSKTDKETTISHNRFEVLTTQNIDDIDVEATEETPVIDIESTKDTEGVEDTQVEVVLNKDETLRLETNVANKTTEFLNQSWANMVDAEEEELKTQEIAEHENLV; encoded by the exons ATGTCACTTGGCAAGGGCTTCTATGAGTTCACGTTTACATCCCTCGAAGATGTTAGAAGAGTCAGATCTATCGCCTCATGGAACCTTAATCCTGGTACGTTAAAGCTTTTCGCGTGGTCCAGTGATTTCAATCCTAGGGCCCAGCAAAACTCATCAGCTCAGGTTTGGGTAAGATTATATGGCTTATCACAAGAATATTGGAGAAAAAATATACTTTTCACTATTGCAAGTAGTTTAGGAACACCAATTTGCACTGATTCTGTTACAGCCAAACCCTTGTTGGAAAGAACATTTGGTCAATTTGCTAGGGTTTTGATTGACACGGACCTTACACAAACCTTAAGGGACAAAGTTCTTgtggaaaggaaaggttttgCCTTTTTGGTTAATATCGAATATGAGAACTTGCCGAATTTCTGCACAAACTGCAAGGTTATTGGTCATTATGTGGCCAATTGCAAAAAGTTAATTCCAATTGATGATGGGAAATTTGACAAAGACATCAGAGATAGAAGAACAACAAATAAAGAACCTAAGAAGGTGTTTGTGCCAACCAAAGAGGGTAGACAAGGGCAGG ATAAGAGTCTTAATCCAAAGCCTCATGACCAACAAAGAGATGACAGCTCAAATAGTGGAAAAGATAAAGAGGTGGCAAATATGAATGATCAATTTAACATAATTGGTAATTCAAATCAGTCTCCACAGTCAGACAAGTCACAATGTTCAACTAGTCAAGGTTCAAAGACCGATAAAGAAACTACTATTAGTCACAATAGATTTGAAGTTCTTACTACTCAAAACATTGATGATATTGATGTAGAAGCTACAGAAGAAACTCCTGTGATAGATATAGAAAGCACCAAAGACACTGAAGGTGTGGAAGACACACAAGTGGAGGTGGTTTTGAACAAAGATGAAACTTTAAGATTAGAAACTAATGTTGCCAACAAAACAACGGAATTCTTGAATCAATCATGGGCAAATATGGTAGatgcagaagaagaagaattgaaGACACAAGAGATTGCAGAACATGAAAATCTG GTCTAA
- the LOC123918715 gene encoding uncharacterized protein LOC123918715 isoform X3 — MELTLLLTQLLRLDVNNFLKEDPTSFDKETREGKSLWCLWALSQTQEGLLLLEELVNSFDGEGFLAIIDASKQWFNESQVIKVECNASWWRIREDTLFALSSLSEQLLETHESGFRTSNLKNMIEQIVAEDFLIDSLEYPFLYTRIFTSVAKFSSVISNEVLEHSLDAALKAITMNV, encoded by the exons ATGGAACTCACTCTTCTACTCACTCAACTTCTCCGATTGGATGTTAACAACTTCTTGAAAGAAGACCCAACCTCTTTCGATAAG GAAACGCGAGAGGGAAAATCATTGTGGTGTTTGTGGGCACTATCACAAACACAAGAAG GCTTGCTTTTACTGGAAGAGTTAGTCAATTCTTTTGATGGTGAAGGATTTCTGGCCATCATAGATGCATCAAAACAATGGTTCAATGAGTCTCAAGTAATAAAAGTGGAATGCAATGCAAGCTGGTGGAGG ATAAGAGAAGATACTCTTTTTGCCTTGTCCTCTCTTTCAGAACAACTGCTTGAGACACAT GAGTCAGGGTTTCGGACAAGTAACTTGAAGAACATGATTGAACAGATTGTTGCCGAGGACTTTCTAATAG ATTCTCTTGAATACCCCTTTCTATATACTCGTATCTTTACTTCAGTTGCCAAATTCTCCTCTGTG ATAAGCAATGAAGTACTAGAGCACTCTCTTGATGCTGCACTGAAGGCAATTACAATGAATGTGTAA
- the LOC123918715 gene encoding uncharacterized protein LOC123918715 isoform X5: MELTLLLTQLLRLDVNNFLKEDPTSFDKETREGKSLWCLWALSQTQEGLLLLEELVNSFDGEGFLAIIDASKQWFNESQVIKVECNASWWRIREDTLFALSSLSEQLLETHVCDIDFSFLNSYGLIYMLKIYISIFNIWVIFCTEIYIYRSAYLLFFVV, translated from the exons ATGGAACTCACTCTTCTACTCACTCAACTTCTCCGATTGGATGTTAACAACTTCTTGAAAGAAGACCCAACCTCTTTCGATAAG GAAACGCGAGAGGGAAAATCATTGTGGTGTTTGTGGGCACTATCACAAACACAAGAAG GCTTGCTTTTACTGGAAGAGTTAGTCAATTCTTTTGATGGTGAAGGATTTCTGGCCATCATAGATGCATCAAAACAATGGTTCAATGAGTCTCAAGTAATAAAAGTGGAATGCAATGCAAGCTGGTGGAGG ATAAGAGAAGATACTCTTTTTGCCTTGTCCTCTCTTTCAGAACAACTGCTTGAGACACATGTATGTGATATTGATTTCAGTTTTCTTAATTCTTATGGGCTGATATACATGCTTAAAATTTATATCTCCATTTTCAATATCTGGGTTATATTTTGCACTGAG atatatatatatagaagtgcttacttattattttttgtagtgTAA
- the LOC123918715 gene encoding uncharacterized protein LOC123918715 isoform X1 has translation MELTLLLTQLLRLDVNNFLKEDPTSFDKETREGKSLWCLWALSQTQEGLLLLEELVNSFDGEGFLAIIDASKQWFNESQVIKVECNASWWRKFMKEHKNHKVRSEGILWMVSAVVDFGVSHLKLKDCIDFVKEIGLQSSAAATRNASIKLLGVLHKFVVPGDFVLTFKFLSLTISLDLKGFLR, from the exons ATGGAACTCACTCTTCTACTCACTCAACTTCTCCGATTGGATGTTAACAACTTCTTGAAAGAAGACCCAACCTCTTTCGATAAG GAAACGCGAGAGGGAAAATCATTGTGGTGTTTGTGGGCACTATCACAAACACAAGAAG GCTTGCTTTTACTGGAAGAGTTAGTCAATTCTTTTGATGGTGAAGGATTTCTGGCCATCATAGATGCATCAAAACAATGGTTCAATGAGTCTCAAGTAATAAAAGTGGAATGCAATGCAAGCTGGTGGAGG AAATTCATGAAGGAGCATAAGAATCATAAGGTTCGTAGTGAGGGAATTTTGTGGATGGTTTCTGCTGTTGTGGATTTTGGTGTATCACATTTAAAGCTTAAG gattgtattgattttgttaAAGAAATTGGTCTGCAGTCAAGTGCAGCTGCTACTAGAAATGCATCAATTAAACTCTTGGGTGTTCTGCATAAATTTGTTGTTCCAGGTGACTTTGTGTTGACTTTCAAATTTCTATCTCTCACTATTTCTTTAGATCTAAAAGGGTTTCTTCGCTAG
- the LOC123915749 gene encoding serine/threonine-protein phosphatase 4 regulatory subunit 2 yields the protein METQPQDNLQHAPVVSSSDGADNLQNDVAVAEVSNHRDTEEVKSDVSKDEVIRIIQDIASTGRFRHDWDNLKSMLSFQLKQVLSEYPEAKATDEQQRASSGESYSDLVNKLDEALTCFIDGPPFTLQRVCEILLDAKNIYPNLSKLALALEKNLLVTSTLTICADPYPQDPVQEPDDQEKASEKQQQKSDGAQNGAEPEPPVADNDEVMVEADTSDDVADTSDDVAVEMETFEDAKSSEIDSEPNANNAQAS from the exons ATGGAGACGCAACCGCAGGATAATTTGCAGCACGCACCGGTGGTTTCTTCCAGCGACGGCGCTGACAATCTACAAAACGATGTGGCGGTGGCTGAAGTTTCAAATCACAG AGATACCGAAGAAGTAAAAAGCGATGTTTCAAAGGATGAAGTTATTCGGATTATACAAGATATTGCTTCCACCGGGAGGTTCCG GCATGACTGGGATAATCTGAAGAGTATGTTATCGTTTCAGCTGAAGCAG GTATTGTCCGAGTACCCCGAGGCAAAAGCAACAGATGAGCAGCAACGTGCTTCATCAGGAGAATCCTACTCTGATTTGGTGAACAAATTGGATGAAG CGCTTACATGTTTTATTGATGGCCCACCATTTACATTGCAAAGGGTTTGTGAG ATTCTATTAGACGCAAAAAACATTTATCCAAATCTTTCCAAGCTTGCTTTAGCTCTTGAAAAG AATTTGTTAGTTACATCTACATTGACAATCTGCGCTGATCCATATCCACAAGATCCAGTACAAGAGCCAGATGACCAAGAGAAGGCAAGTGAAAAGCAGCAGCAGAAATCTGATGGTGCACAAAATGGTGCTGAGCCTGAGCCTCCTGTAGCTGACAATGATGAAGTAATGGTTGAGGCTGATACGAGTGATGATGTGGCTGATACGAGTGATGACGTGGCTGTTGAAATGGAAACATTTGAAGATGCTAAATCATCAGAAATAGATTCTGAGCCAAATGCTAATAATGCACAAGCTTCTTGA
- the LOC123918715 gene encoding uncharacterized protein LOC123918715 isoform X4 — MELTLLLTQLLRLDVNNFLKEDPTSFDKETREGKSLWCLWALSQTQEGLLLLEELVNSFDGEGFLAIIDASKQWFNESQVIKVECNASWWRKFMKEHKNHKVRSEGILWMVSAVVDFGVSHLKLKDCIDFVKEIGLQSSAAATRNASIKLLGVLHKFVVPGSIYSA; from the exons ATGGAACTCACTCTTCTACTCACTCAACTTCTCCGATTGGATGTTAACAACTTCTTGAAAGAAGACCCAACCTCTTTCGATAAG GAAACGCGAGAGGGAAAATCATTGTGGTGTTTGTGGGCACTATCACAAACACAAGAAG GCTTGCTTTTACTGGAAGAGTTAGTCAATTCTTTTGATGGTGAAGGATTTCTGGCCATCATAGATGCATCAAAACAATGGTTCAATGAGTCTCAAGTAATAAAAGTGGAATGCAATGCAAGCTGGTGGAGG AAATTCATGAAGGAGCATAAGAATCATAAGGTTCGTAGTGAGGGAATTTTGTGGATGGTTTCTGCTGTTGTGGATTTTGGTGTATCACATTTAAAGCTTAAG gattgtattgattttgttaAAGAAATTGGTCTGCAGTCAAGTGCAGCTGCTACTAGAAATGCATCAATTAAACTCTTGGGTGTTCTGCATAAATTTGTTGTTCCAG GGAGCATCTACAGTGCCTAG